The Trachemys scripta elegans isolate TJP31775 chromosome 6, CAS_Tse_1.0, whole genome shotgun sequence genome includes a window with the following:
- the F2RL2 gene encoding proteinase-activated receptor 3, translating into MKTLVLIITGLLSLSSSLQQRDSKHGDNSSGRQDVPDIKTFRGMPQGTYDYIPLSDIEGWTKTVHNKEHKCSSGKSNGSILKVNNTTMEYLSSSLSTKLVPATYILVVLLGVPSNAITLWMLFFRIRSVCTAIFYTNLAISDFLFCIILPFKIAYHLNGNNWIFGEIMCRTTTAIFYGNMYCSILLLMCISISRYVAIVHPFTYRSLPKRTYATLVCGIVWTIVFLYMLPFCIMKQSYYLEQLNIFTCHDVHNACETLSPFQFYYFISLAIFGFVIPLTIIIFCYISIIQTLNTYEWKWFWYVKISLLILMIFAICFTPSNIILIVHHVNYYYNKTDGLYFFYLIALSLSSLNSCLDPFLYYLMSKIREQSNVYLTMVKISREE; encoded by the exons ATGAAAACATTGGTCTTAATTATAACTGGATTGCTGTCTCTGTCCTCAAGTCTACAGCAAAGAG atTCTAAACATGGTGATAACAGCTCCGGAAGACAAGATGTGCCTGATATTAAGACCTTTCGTGGAATGCCACAAGGCACTTATGATTATATTCCCCTTTCTGATATAGAAGGCTGGACAAAGACTGTTCACAACAAAGAACACAAATGCTCTTCAGGGAAGTCAAATGGCTCAATACTGAAAGTTAATAATACCACAATGGAGTACCTTAGTAGTTCTTTGAGCACCAAACTAGTACCTGCAACATATATTCTTGTAGTTTTATTAGGTGTGCCATCAAATGCCATCACCCTGTGGATGCTGTTTTTCAGAATCAGATCTGTTTGTACTGCCATCTTCTATACAAATTTAGCCATTTCAGATTTTCTATTCTGTATCATACTGCCATTCAAGATAGCATACCATCTCAATGGAAACAACTGGATATTTGGAGAAATAATGTGCCGAACTACGACTGCCATTTTCTATGGCAATATGTATTGCTCCATTCTACTCCTCATGTGCATCAGTATCAGTCGTTATGTGGCTATTGTTCATCCGTTCACCTACAGAAGTCTGCCAAAGCGAACCTATGCAACACTAGTATGTGGAATTGTGTGGACAATTGTTTTCCTGTACATGCTGCCATTCTGCATAATGAAGCAAAGCTACTACTTGGAGCAATTAAATATCTTTACCTGCCACGATGTACATAATGCCTGTGAAACTTTATCACCATTCCAATTCTACTACTTCATCTCTTTAGCAATCTTTGGATTTGTAATACCACTgaccattattattttttgttacatctCAATTATCCAAACGCTCAATACTTATGAGTGGAAGTGGTTTTGGTATGTTAAAATAAGTCTCTTGATCCTTATGATTTTTGCCATCTGCTTCACACCAAGCAACATCATACTTATTGTCCATCACGTTAATTACTACTACAACAAAACAGATGGCTTGTATTTTTTCTATCTTATTGCTTTGTCTCTAAGCAGTTTAAACAGTTGCCTTGATCCATTCCTTTACTATCTGATGTCCAAAATCAGAGAGCAATCCAATGTTTATCTCACAATGGTAAAAATATCCAGGGAAGAATGA